In one Lolium rigidum isolate FL_2022 chromosome 3, APGP_CSIRO_Lrig_0.1, whole genome shotgun sequence genomic region, the following are encoded:
- the LOC124694375 gene encoding uncharacterized protein LOC124694375 encodes MDGGPSGMDDDSHFLGSMMGDTVLAQPAAAVSPAPAPPPAPSQIAPPPKKRRGRPPRNGAGAAALVAAPTAAAKQAAARKKEEDDEEVVCFICFDGGDLVVCDRRGCPKVYHPACVKRDEAFFQGRSKWNCGWHICSSCEKAAVHYMCYTCTFSVCKVCIKHGKFFSVRGNKGFCDTCYGTIVLVEAKDEGGDTTKVKVDFDDRLSWEYLFKLYWLDLKGKLSLTMEELTDAKSRWNAPITYARKEKDESSDDLYDANYDEGAGSDCSPGKRKRANASRKKGQRRRKAHSVCNVKVENAEIATGNAESLPKKEPSEGVPLDSKWASPELLEFVGHMRDGDQSFISQFDVQAILLEYIKKNDLRNPRRKSQIICDSRLHRLFRKTHVAHFEMLRLLEMHFLASDASTVNNDNHETVNVNSAQIDDSGYGEITDKPCPGRRKRMHRKIEREPLANLKDYAAIDMHNINLIYLRRSLMEDLLDDPTFSDKISGGFVRIKITDVGQKQHMYRLVKVVGTHKVSEKYSTGKKTTNFALEILNLSKKEIITMDTISNQDFTEEECRRLRQSMKYNLISRLKVGDIQEKATIFQSVRFNDRLENEKQRLGYLRDRASETGRKKELREYVEKLELLNTSEERTRIMNELLEVHVDSHMDPEYDSAEEMEDKPAVEQNENGKRSKGFSPIKVQNFAKKMADAIRHPKSLSKQSTSQKLGAVRNSKNFHSTNGMDIPKSGMNISSRISEAAPLSSSPVKLSTDIEPEKVWHYKDPSGNVQGPFTLLQLSKWTAYFPRDLRVWLIFESEERSLLLTEVLSKQPKDFGQAASVRSSKTTLAGSAQHRNSSNVDMNSTLSPVGYNMSSIPERGSAHASDGRFSLKTSSVPPKVADNDNCRIQQHAKYSGFVSSSGSLHAQPDLKHDGVQGRCSAEWNNGHSRGDLWSPSTTQASCSGQNSVESHNNHHASRSLVQHDSKSSLQEGSLKDLDLRQEHSRTIPTQLARRDVPSPVLALSPSESRTASSQYESSCLSSTNPSLHDELHSSITSEKAKSCAPATSVEDRGSSSPSGMLTHSERVPAISETCKVGERKNEQKICEADASNASVNQSPQSKMFPDSSPDNQDIEREYPSATQKSESKKSMDQLGSTSLPLEILDAKIPDQLPVDIVSQKSDLPTDEKCATDSVSNPQKADLSREDSYTQKECYSEPILAPMEKSVADPASCAETIDAPDVPELVSGPPTEEMGVTDSVPNIERADLSGEDSNTQKERYSEATLLTREKLIADPVSCAETINVSDVPESVSNLEKRDSKGQDSSIQKELYKESGLVASEKTVADLASCAKPDLSHVPGRDFKGEDSNIQEELYSKAALVTTEKMVAEPTSCSKSIDVSNVLQSVSNLERRDLKDADSVIQKELFSESAPVTSEKMVVEPVSWSESIDVSDVLQSVSNLERRNLKDKDSVIQKELFSESTLVTSEKLVVDPAPCAESIDVSDVLDSVFNLERAGLKGEHSNIQKELREESTTVTRENIVIEPPSCESVHVSGVVGSVFNLNKTYLEGEGSDIQKELHEGSTLVTRENVVPDALESLIERNRGTLCMDAIAAIEEFMTTSPAEEPQCSSPIALSPWGESGYYQGDAVDSGLWGVQDDPINDMWSLLSPTPAPQHLSGAKSDGSGIHGINAVAATQGEIDFFQRGPTPGEYWGLTEQEKPKVTAAPVSSSVDLNTGLFGWQPSASERPIMEAAWSTSQNPNLYYNYQTAASVRTSQEASVKREVFTEFDAANSGGALGNNTKSWNVSTGNANRGSQRRDRYSQISESWLLSSNNSRSRSDALGGGGTSRTAPRGACKFHENGYCRKGSSCNYLHR; translated from the exons ATGGACGGCGGGCCGTCGGGGATGGACGACGACTCGCACTTCCTCGGATCGATGATGGGGGACACCGTCCTAGCCCAGCCAGCAGCCGCCGTTTCCCCGGCGCCTGCTCCACCTCCAGCTCCGTCCCAAATAGCGCCGCCGCCGAAGAAGAGGAGGGGGAGGCCGCCGAGGAACGGGGCCGGGGCCGCGGCCCTCGTCGCAGCGCCCACCGCGGCCGCGAAGCAGGCGGCCgccaggaagaaggaggaggacgacgaggaggtcgTCTGCTTCATCTGCTTCGACGGGGGCGACCTCGTCGTCTGCGATCGGAG GGGCTGCCCCAAGGTGTACCATCCGGCCTGCGTCAAGCGGGACGAGGCCTTCTTCCAGGGGCGCAGCAAGTGGAACTGCG GCTGGCACATATGCAGCAGCTGCGAGAAGGCGGCGGTGCACTACATGTGCTACACCTGCACCTTCTCCGTCTGCAAAGTGTGCATCAAGCACGGCAAGTTCTTCAGCGTCAGGGGGAACAAGGGCTTCTGCGACACCTGCTACGGCACTATAGTGTTAGTAGAGGCAAAAGATGAAGGCGGTGATACGACTAAG GTTAAGGTTGATTTTGATGATCGATTGAGCTGGGAATACCTGTTCAAGCTATATTGGTTGGATCTGAAAGGGAAGCTTTCATTAACAATGGAAGAACTGACTGATGCCAAGAGTCGATGGAATGCTCCTATCACGTACGCTAGGAAAGAAAAGGATGAATCATCTGATGATCTATATGATGCTAATTATGACGAGGGTGCTGGTTCCGACTGCTCCCCAGGAAAACGAAAACGTGCTAATGCTTCAAGGAAAAAGGGTCAAAGACGACGAAAAGCACATTCTGTTTGTAATGTAAAAGTTGAAAATGCAGAGATCGCAACTGGAAATGCAGAAAGTCTGCCCAAGAAAGAACCAAGTGAAGGGGTGCCACTGGATTCCAAATGGGCTTCACCAGAGTTACTCGAGTTTGTGGGCCACATGAGAGACGGTGACCAATCTTTTATTTCCCAGTTTGACGTACAGGCTATTTTGCTTGAATACATAAAAAAGAATGACCTCCGCAATCCTCGAAGGAAAAGTCAAATAATCTGTGATTCAAGACTTCACCGCTTGTTCAGAAAAACACATGTTGCTCATTTTGAGATGTTGAGGCTTCTGGAGATGCACTTTCTTGCAAGTGATGCTTCAACAGTAAATAATGACAACCATGAGACCGTCAATGTTAATTCAGCTCAGATAGATGACAGTGGATATGGTGAGATAACAGACAAACCGTGTCCTGGTAGGAGGAAGAGGATGCATAGAAAGATAGAAAGAGAACCACTGGCAAATCTCAAGGATTACGCAGCAATTGATATGCACAATATAAATTTAATTTACCTGCGTCGCAGCTTGATGGAAGATCTTCTTGATGATCCCACATTCTCAGACAAAATTTCTGGGGGTTTTGTGAGGATAAAAATTACCGATGTTGGACAGAAGCAACATATGTATCGTCTTGTAAAAGTAGTTG GGACGCATAAGGTTTCAGAAAAATACAGCACGGGGAAGAAAACAACAAATTTTGCACTCGAGATATTAAATCTAAGCAAAAAGGAGATTATCACGATGGATACAATATCAAATCAGGACTTTACAGAG GAGGAGTGCAGACGCTTGAGGCAGAGCATGAAGTATAATCTAATCAGCCGACTAAAAGTG GGTGATATTCAAGAGAAAGCCACGATCTTCCAGTCTGTAAGATTTAATGAT CGGTTGGAAAATGAGAAGCAGAGGCTGGGCTATCTTCGAGACCGTGCAAGTGAAACAGGACGCAAAAAGGA ACTTCGAGAGTATGTGGAAAAGCTGGAGCTTCTGAACACTTCCGAGGAAAGAACGCGCATAATGAATGAACTTCTAGAAGTACATGTTGATTCTCATATGGATCCAGAGTATGATTCTGCTGAAGAAATGGAGGATAAACCGGCTG TTGAACAGAATGAAAATGGCAAAAGATCAAAGGGGTTCTCACCAATTAAAGtgcaaaattttgcaaagaaaatgGCTGATGCTATCCGCCATCCCAAAAGCCTATCTAAACAGAGTACATCACAGAAATTGGGAGCAGTAAGAAACTCCAAGAATTTCCATTCAACAAATGGTATGGATATTCCAAAATCTGGCATGAATATAAGCAGCAGAATCTCAGAAGCTGCACCCCTTTCATCTTCCCCAGTAAAACTATCAACTGACATAGAGCCAGAGAAAGTATGGCATTACAAGGATCCTTCTGGAAATGTCCAGGGTCCATTTACTCTTTTGCAGCTATCTAAATGGACTGCTTACTTCCCACGTGACCTGAGAGTATGGCTGATTTTTGAGAGTGAAGAAAGATCATTGCTTTTGACAGAAGTGCTTTCAAAACAACCAAAAGATTTTGGTCAGGCTGCGTCAGTTAGAAGTAGTAAAACAACATTGGCAGGCTCTGCACAGCACAGAAACAGCTCAAACGTGGATATGAATAGCACTCTATCCCCAGTTGGTTATAATATGTCTTCTATTCCAGAAAGGGGAAGTGCGCACGCTTCAGATGGCAGGTTTTCTCTAAAAACAAGCTCGGTTCCACCAAAGGTTGCTGACAATGATAATTGTCGAATTCAGCAGCATGCCAAGTATTCAGGTTTTGTTTCATCTTCTGGGAGTCTACATGCACAGCCAGACTTGAAACATGATGGAGTACAGGGAAGATGCTCTGCTGAATGGAATAATGGCCACAGCCGGGGCGATCTGTGGAGTCCAAGCACGACACAGGCAAGTTGCAGCGGGCAGAATAGTGTAGAATCTCATAACAATCATCATGCCTCGCGGTCACTGGTTCAGCATGATTCTAAAAGTAGTTTACAAGAAGGTTCTCTAAAGGATTTAGATTTGAGGCAGGAACATTCACGGACTATACCTACTCAGCTAGCCAGGAGAGATGTCCCCAGCCCTGTACTTGCTTTGAGCCCATCTGAGTCCAGAACTGCTTCAAGTCAATATGAAAGCTCTTGTTTGAGTTCAACCAATCCGAGCCTTCATGATGAACTTCATTCTTCTATTACTTCGGAAAAAGCTAAGAGTTGTGCTCCTGCAACTTCTGTTGAAGATAGAGGATCTAGTTCGCCGTCTGGCATGCTGACCCACTCTGAAAGAGTTCCAGCCATTTCTGAAACATGCAAGGTGGGGGAGAGAAAGAACGAGCAAAAAATATGTGAAGCTGATGCATCAAATGCTTCAGTTAACCAGTCTCCGCAGTCCAAGATGTTCCCTGATTCTTCTCCTGATAACCAAGATATTGAACGTGAATACCCTAGTGCAACTCAGAAGTCTGAGAGTAAGAAATCTATGGACCAGTTAGGTTCAACATCATTACCACTTGAAATTTTAGATGCTAAGATACCTGACCAATTGCCAGTTGATATTGTTTCGCAAAAATCTGATCTTCCAACTGATGAAAAATGTGCCACGGATTCAGTATCTAACCCGCAAAAAGCAGATTTAAGTAGAGAAGACTCGTATACTCAAAAAGAATGCTACAGCGAGCCTATTCTTGCCCCAATGGAGAAATCAGTAGCTGATCCTGCTTCTTGTGCAGAGACGATAGATGCTCCTGATGTTCCGGAATTAGTATCTGGTCCTCCAACTGAGGAAATGGGGGTCACGGATTCAGTACCTAACATTGAGAGAGCAGATTTGAGTGGTGAAGATTCAAATACTCAAAAAGAGCGTTACAGTGAGGCTACTCTTCTCACAAGGGAGAAATTGATAGCTGATCCTGTTTCTTGTGCTGAGACGATTAACGTGTCTGATGTCCCGGAATCAGTATCTAATCTAGAGAAAAGAGATTCTAAGGGTCAAGATTCAAGTATTCAGAAAGAATTATACAAGGAGTCTGGTCTTGTCGCGAGTGAGAAAACGGTAGCTGATCTTGCTTCTTGTGCCAAGCCAGATTTGTCTCATGTTCCGGGAAGAGATTTCAAGGGTGAAGATTCAAATATCCAAGAAGAACTGTATAGCAAAGCTGCTCTAGTCACAACTGAGAAAATGGTGGCTGAACCCACCTCTTGTTCCAagtcaatagatgtgtccaatgtTTTGCAATCAGTATCTAACCTGGAGCGAAGAGATTTGAAAGATGCAGATTCAGTTATTCAAAAGGAATTGTTTAGCGAGTCCGCTCCTGTCACAAGTGAGAAAATGGTGGTTGAACCTGTCTCTTGGTCTGAGTCAATAGATGTGTCTGATGTTTTGCAATCAGTATCTAATCTGGAAAGAAGAAATCTAAAAGATAAAGATTCAGTTATTCAAAAGGAACTGTTCAGTGAGTCTACTCTTGTCACAAGTGAGAAATTGGTGGTTGATCCCGCTCCTTGTGCTGAGTCGATCGATGTCTCCGATGTCTTGGACTCAGTATTTAACCTAGAGAGAGCAGGTTTGAAAGGTGAACACTCGAATATTCAGAAGGAATTGCGGGAGGAGTCTACTACTGTCACAAGGGAGAACATAGTAATTGAGCCTCCCTCTTGTGAGTCAGTACATGTGTCTGGTGTTGTGGGATCAGTATTTAACTTGAATAAGACATATTTAGAAGGTGAAGGCTCAGATATTCAAAAAGAATTGCATGAAGGGTCTACTCTTGTCACAAGAGAGAACGTGGTGCCTGATGCCTTGGAGTCTTTAATAGAACGGAATCGTGGGACTTTGTGCATGGATGCGATAGCAGCAATAGAAGAATTCATGACCACTTCACCTGCGGAAGAACCACAATGCTCTAGCCCTATCGCATTATCTCCCTGGGGTGAATCTGGTTACTATCAAGGTGATGCTGTTGATTCTGGGCTATGGGGTGTCCAAGATGACCCAATAAATGATATGTGGTCATTGCTGTCACCGACGCCTGCTCCCCAACATTTATCTG GGGCTAAATCCGATGGGAGCGGCATTCACGGTATCAATGCGGTAGCTGCTACCCAAGGAGAGATTGATTTTTTCCAAAGAGGTCCAACACCAGGGGAGTATTGGGGATTGACTGAGCAG GAGAAACCGAAAGTAACTGCTGCGCCAGTATCATCATCAGTAGATTTGAACACAGGATTATTTGGTTGGCAACCATCAGCCAGTGAGAGGCCAATCATGGAAGCCGCGTGGAGCACTAGCCAGAATCCAAACTTGTACTACAATTACCAAACAGCAGCATCAGTTAGAACCTCTCAGGAAGCATCAGTGAAGCGGGAAGTATTCACTGAATTTGATGCCGCTAATTCGGGAGGAGCGCTAGGGAACAACACGAAGAGCTGGAACGTGTCCACTGGTAATGCCAACCGAGGCAGCCAGCGCCGTGACAGGTACTCTCAGATCAGCGAGTCCTGGCTTCTCAGCTCAAACAACTCTAGGAGTAGGTCAGATGCACTTGGCGGCGGCGGGACATCACGAACAGCCCCGAGGGGGGCATGTAAATTCCACGAGAACGGGTACTGCAGGAAGGGTTCCTCCTGTAACTACCTGCACCGTTAA